Proteins encoded in a region of the Bartonella taylorii genome:
- the mgtE gene encoding magnesium transporter: MTEIKTTFDFTNSSPEALAEELKNYHFADSIDIINDLDIMERVAILSLLPLEYVIELFDKPELEQPAAILELLPVNRSIEILDGMSADAAADVFQEMDKETRTQLYALLKPLTRAELKKLTSYPDHTAGALMTTEFIAVPANWTVKKTLDHIRDVERTRETVYTSYVIDPKTSTLLKAVSLRNLILASPDDQILNVSTHDTPITISPFTHHEDIARLFQRHDLLSVPVIDDCNHVIGIVTVDDVLDTMVDEMSEDAYKFGGMEALDKPYMQINFLGMMKKRGGWLALLFLGEMLTASAMQYFETELEKVITLTLFIPLIMSSGGNSGSQATSLIIRALALRELTLKDWWKIILREIPAGISLGLLLGVIGMMRIAIWQELGIYNYGEHWIFIAITVGTALVGIVTFGSLSGSMLPFILKRLGFDPASASAPLVATLVDVMGIIIYFSVASLILSGTLL, from the coding sequence ATGACTGAAATTAAAACGACCTTCGACTTCACAAATTCTTCTCCAGAAGCTCTTGCCGAAGAATTAAAGAATTATCATTTTGCTGACTCGATTGATATCATCAATGATCTCGATATCATGGAACGTGTAGCTATTCTTAGCCTTTTGCCTCTTGAGTATGTCATTGAACTCTTTGACAAGCCCGAACTTGAACAACCTGCAGCTATTCTCGAACTTCTCCCTGTAAATCGTTCCATTGAAATTCTTGATGGCATGTCTGCTGATGCTGCTGCTGATGTCTTTCAGGAAATGGATAAAGAAACCCGCACGCAACTTTATGCATTGCTCAAACCCTTAACGCGTGCTGAACTAAAAAAACTTACCAGTTACCCTGATCATACAGCAGGTGCACTGATGACAACAGAATTTATAGCTGTCCCAGCAAACTGGACCGTAAAAAAAACTCTGGATCATATTCGGGATGTTGAACGAACACGTGAAACAGTTTATACAAGCTATGTTATTGACCCCAAAACAAGCACTCTTCTCAAGGCGGTTTCACTGCGTAACCTTATCCTTGCCTCTCCTGATGATCAAATTCTAAACGTCTCTACACATGACACACCCATTACAATATCGCCCTTTACACATCATGAAGACATCGCTCGTCTTTTTCAGCGTCATGATCTTCTCTCTGTACCAGTTATCGATGACTGTAACCATGTTATTGGTATTGTGACGGTTGACGACGTACTTGATACAATGGTTGATGAAATGAGTGAAGATGCCTACAAATTTGGAGGTATGGAGGCTCTTGATAAACCCTATATGCAAATCAACTTTTTAGGGATGATGAAAAAACGTGGTGGTTGGCTTGCTTTACTTTTCCTTGGCGAAATGTTGACAGCCAGTGCTATGCAATATTTCGAAACAGAGCTTGAAAAAGTCATCACTCTCACACTATTTATTCCTCTTATCATGAGCTCGGGAGGAAACTCCGGTTCGCAAGCAACATCCCTCATTATTCGCGCACTAGCATTACGTGAACTCACACTCAAAGACTGGTGGAAAATTATCCTCCGTGAAATTCCAGCAGGGATATCTCTTGGCCTTTTACTCGGAGTTATTGGAATGATGCGTATTGCTATTTGGCAAGAACTCGGTATTTACAACTATGGTGAACATTGGATTTTCATTGCCATAACAGTAGGCACAGCTTTAGTTGGAATTGTTACATTTGGTTCCTTGTCTGGTTCCATGCTTCCTTTTATTCTGAAACGTCTTGGATTTGATCCAGCAAGTGCTTCAGCTCCCCTTGTCGCAACTTTAGTGGATGTCATGGGAATTATTATCTACTTTTCTGTAGCTTCCCTTATCTTGTCTGGCACTCTACTCTAA
- the typA gene encoding translational GTPase TypA: MQLRNIAIIAHVDHGKTTLVDELLKQSGNFRDNQRTSERMMDSNDIEKERGITILAKVTSVVWQGTRINIVDTPGHADFGGEVERILNMVDGAIVLVDAAEGPMPQTKFVVGKALKVGLRPIVAVNKIDRADARADEVINEVFDLFAALDATDEQLDFPILYGSGRDGWMAETSEGPKDQGLSPLFDLIIRHVPSPSIAEGPFRMIGTILEADPFLGRIITGRIHSGSIKSNQSVKVLGQDGKLLETGRISKILAFRGLERQPIEESIAGDIVAIAGLQKGTVADTFCDPAVNEPLTAQPIDPPTVTMSFLVNDSPLAGTEGDKVTSRVIRDRLLKEAEGNVALKIEESADKDSFYVSGRGELQLAVLIENMRREGFELSVSRPRVVMQKDENGTTLEPIEEVVIDVDEEYSGTVVQKMSERKAEMVELRPSGGNRVRLVFYAPTRGLIGYQSELLTDTRGTAIMNRLFHAYEPYKGDIGGRVNGVMISNDSGESVAYALFNLEDRGPMIIDAGVKVYQGMIIGIHSRDNDLEVNVLKGKKLTNMRASGKDEAVKLTPPLKMTLERALSWIQDDELVEVTPKNIRLRKLYLDPNERKRFEKTRASTSS; the protein is encoded by the coding sequence ATGCAATTGCGTAATATCGCTATCATTGCCCACGTTGATCATGGCAAAACAACACTCGTAGATGAGCTTCTCAAACAATCAGGGAACTTTCGCGATAATCAGCGTACCAGTGAGCGTATGATGGATTCAAACGACATTGAAAAAGAACGCGGAATTACAATTCTAGCAAAAGTGACGTCCGTTGTTTGGCAAGGTACCCGAATTAACATTGTTGATACACCGGGGCACGCCGATTTTGGTGGAGAAGTTGAACGTATTTTAAATATGGTCGATGGAGCAATTGTGCTTGTTGATGCAGCTGAAGGCCCCATGCCACAAACAAAATTTGTCGTTGGGAAAGCCTTAAAAGTAGGATTACGCCCAATTGTTGCTGTCAATAAGATTGACCGAGCTGATGCGCGTGCTGATGAAGTTATCAATGAAGTTTTTGACCTTTTTGCGGCTCTTGATGCAACCGATGAACAGCTTGATTTTCCTATTCTTTATGGATCAGGCCGTGATGGATGGATGGCTGAAACCTCTGAGGGGCCAAAAGATCAAGGGCTAAGCCCTCTATTTGACCTTATAATCCGCCATGTCCCTTCTCCTAGTATAGCAGAAGGACCATTTCGTATGATCGGAACTATTCTTGAAGCAGATCCATTTTTGGGACGAATTATTACTGGGCGCATTCATTCGGGCTCTATAAAATCCAATCAAAGTGTTAAAGTTCTTGGACAAGATGGAAAACTTTTAGAAACTGGGCGTATTTCAAAAATTTTGGCATTTCGTGGGCTAGAACGGCAACCCATTGAAGAAAGTATTGCTGGTGATATCGTAGCAATTGCAGGTCTACAGAAAGGTACCGTTGCTGATACTTTCTGTGACCCTGCTGTCAATGAACCCCTCACTGCTCAACCAATTGACCCTCCTACTGTTACTATGAGTTTTCTTGTCAATGATAGTCCCCTTGCAGGAACTGAAGGCGATAAAGTAACAAGTCGTGTCATCCGTGATCGTTTATTAAAAGAAGCAGAAGGTAATGTAGCCCTTAAAATTGAAGAATCAGCCGATAAAGATTCTTTCTACGTTTCAGGGCGAGGGGAATTGCAACTTGCAGTTCTCATTGAAAATATGCGTCGTGAAGGATTTGAACTTAGTGTTTCACGTCCACGTGTCGTTATGCAAAAAGATGAAAACGGAACAACTCTTGAACCAATCGAGGAAGTTGTTATCGATGTTGATGAGGAATATTCCGGAACTGTCGTTCAAAAAATGTCCGAACGTAAGGCTGAAATGGTTGAGCTGCGTCCTTCTGGGGGTAATCGTGTCCGCCTTGTCTTTTACGCACCAACGCGAGGTCTTATCGGCTACCAATCAGAGCTTTTGACGGATACACGTGGTACAGCAATTATGAATCGTCTCTTCCACGCCTATGAACCTTATAAAGGAGATATTGGTGGTCGTGTGAATGGTGTTATGATCTCAAATGATAGCGGTGAATCTGTCGCTTACGCTCTTTTTAATCTCGAAGACCGTGGACCTATGATCATCGATGCTGGCGTTAAAGTCTATCAAGGTATGATTATTGGTATACACTCACGTGATAATGACTTGGAAGTGAATGTTTTAAAAGGAAAAAAACTGACCAATATGCGCGCTTCTGGAAAAGATGAAGCCGTAAAATTAACCCCTCCACTTAAAATGACATTAGAACGTGCCCTATCGTGGATACAAGATGATGAACTTGTAGAAGTAACTCCTAAAAATATTCGTCTGCGCAAACTCTATCTGGACCCCAATGAACGCAAACGTTTTGAAAAAACACGTGCATCAACTTCAAGCTAA
- the ppa gene encoding inorganic diphosphatase, protein MNIKEIPVGKNPPEDINVIVEVSLGGQPIKYEMDKKSEALFVDRFLHTSMVYPGNYGFVPHTLSDDGDPIDVLICNTRPLIPGCVINVCPIGALIMEDDGGKDEKIIAVPTPKLTKRYINIHDYTDLPEITLKQIAHFFEHYKDLEPGKWAKIEGWRDKSFARELIMRAIERNKEI, encoded by the coding sequence ATGAATATTAAAGAAATCCCCGTTGGTAAAAATCCACCAGAAGATATCAATGTCATTGTAGAAGTTTCTCTTGGTGGTCAACCAATAAAATATGAAATGGATAAAAAATCAGAAGCGTTATTTGTTGATCGTTTTCTTCATACATCAATGGTTTATCCCGGAAATTACGGTTTTGTCCCACATACTCTTTCAGATGATGGTGATCCCATTGATGTTCTTATCTGTAATACCCGTCCACTTATTCCTGGTTGTGTGATTAATGTTTGTCCCATCGGGGCTCTAATTATGGAAGATGATGGTGGTAAAGACGAAAAAATTATTGCTGTCCCTACTCCCAAATTAACAAAACGCTATATCAATATTCATGACTATACAGATCTTCCTGAAATTACACTAAAGCAAATTGCGCATTTTTTCGAACATTACAAAGACCTTGAACCTGGGAAATGGGCCAAAATTGAAGGATGGCGTGATAAAAGTTTTGCCCGTGAACTGATTATGCGAGCTATTGAGCGCAATAAAGAAATATAA
- a CDS encoding DUF167 domain-containing protein gives MFHQFDSNGLSLFVYLIPKASVDRIMGVESRDNGKQYLVVRLRAVPEDGKANRALIKFLAKQWKIPSSCISLKSGTTSRYKQLYFSTYLEELKQIWQSLEEYTSK, from the coding sequence ATGTTTCACCAATTTGATTCGAATGGTTTGAGTTTGTTTGTATATCTCATTCCTAAAGCTTCCGTTGATAGAATTATGGGGGTTGAAAGCAGGGATAATGGAAAGCAATATTTAGTTGTACGCCTTCGTGCTGTTCCTGAAGATGGAAAGGCAAATAGAGCTCTCATTAAATTTCTAGCGAAGCAATGGAAAATTCCATCCTCTTGTATTTCTCTGAAAAGTGGTACAACATCTCGCTACAAACAGCTTTACTTTTCAACATATTTGGAAGAGCTAAAGCAAATATGGCAATCTTTAGAAGAATATACCTCAAAGTAA
- a CDS encoding YggT family protein — translation MVYTLLKVIDLVFDIYIDILIASVIFSWLYIFNIINARNRFVVLIRNFLYRLTEPVLSCIRQILPNLGTIDISPVVVFIIIYFIRTFMWRVYANMCL, via the coding sequence ATGGTTTATACATTGCTTAAAGTGATTGATCTCGTTTTCGATATTTATATTGATATTTTAATCGCAAGTGTCATTTTTTCTTGGCTTTATATATTTAATATCATAAATGCGCGCAATCGCTTTGTTGTTTTGATAAGAAACTTTTTATATCGCCTTACGGAACCCGTTCTCAGTTGTATTCGGCAGATTTTGCCAAATCTTGGAACAATTGATATTTCACCTGTTGTAGTTTTCATAATTATTTATTTTATTCGTACATTTATGTGGCGCGTTTATGCAAATATGTGTCTATAG
- a CDS encoding invasion associated locus B family protein — MKKLFNLLMVFTLLSISSVAFASGSKSAETKDAAATLPNGASSLTETYGLWTINCGIQEGKKVCFMHRQEVNDQGRVVVAMNVILNADGIVSGNLTVPFGILVSKPVRLQVDEGKAAIETGIRTCVPAGCIVPIVFDKNHVAALRAGKHLKLAMTIAAPGEPPLNDLFVQLNGFSNALNRLTALQK, encoded by the coding sequence ATGAAAAAGTTATTTAATTTACTTATGGTTTTTACTCTTTTGAGTATTTCTTCTGTAGCATTTGCTTCAGGTTCAAAGTCTGCTGAAACGAAAGATGCAGCAGCTACATTGCCAAATGGTGCTTCTTCTTTGACTGAAACTTACGGCTTGTGGACTATTAACTGTGGTATACAAGAGGGAAAAAAAGTTTGTTTTATGCACCGTCAAGAGGTAAATGATCAGGGTCGTGTCGTTGTGGCTATGAATGTTATTCTCAATGCTGATGGTATTGTATCTGGTAATTTAACGGTTCCTTTTGGCATTTTGGTCTCTAAACCTGTTCGTTTACAAGTTGATGAAGGGAAGGCTGCTATCGAAACGGGTATTCGGACGTGTGTACCAGCAGGTTGTATTGTTCCAATAGTATTTGATAAAAATCACGTGGCAGCTTTACGTGCTGGAAAGCATTTAAAGTTGGCTATGACGATTGCTGCTCCAGGTGAACCACCTTTGAATGATTTATTCGTTCAGTTGAATGGTTTTAGCAATGCTCTTAACCGTTTGACTGCTTTGCAAAAATAA
- a CDS encoding RNA pyrophosphohydrolase — protein MDAVVDLTALPYRKCVGIVVFNRAGKVWIGRRLMTSAHADTDMSHRWQLPQGGIDENEEPLEAACRELYEETGIRSVKLIKEAQNWFQYDFPQELVGCTLNNKYRGQIQKWFAFQFTGDLSEITINPPPDGNKAEFDQWKWADLETLPSIVISFKKHVYMKVVDEFRGSLKRL, from the coding sequence ATGGATGCGGTGGTTGATTTGACAGCTCTTCCTTATCGGAAATGTGTTGGGATTGTTGTATTTAATCGTGCAGGTAAAGTTTGGATTGGGCGCCGTTTAATGACGTCAGCTCATGCTGATACCGACATGTCTCATCGTTGGCAACTCCCTCAAGGAGGAATCGATGAAAACGAGGAGCCATTAGAGGCGGCATGTCGTGAACTTTATGAAGAAACGGGCATCAGATCTGTAAAATTGATTAAAGAAGCACAGAATTGGTTCCAGTATGATTTTCCACAAGAACTTGTTGGGTGTACGTTGAACAATAAGTATCGTGGTCAAATACAAAAATGGTTTGCTTTTCAGTTTACGGGGGATCTTTCTGAAATCACCATTAATCCCCCGCCAGATGGTAATAAAGCAGAATTTGATCAGTGGAAATGGGCTGATCTGGAAACTCTTCCTTCAATTGTAATTTCTTTTAAAAAGCATGTTTATATGAAAGTTGTCGATGAATTTCGAGGTAGCCTTAAAAGATTATAA
- a CDS encoding S41 family peptidase translates to MIRKIILLVAGVLLGASSMIMVQSVAANNEGDAYKELAIFGDIFERVRMQYVTVPDNKKLIENAINGMLTSLDPHSSYMNAEEAKEMRDSTKGEFGGLGIEVTMEKGLIKVVSPMDDTPASKAGILAGDLISKIDGVQTNGQTLNEAVNKMRGAPGTPITLTIIRSGVDKPLEIKVVRDIIKVKAVKYRVEGDIGYLRLIQFSEQTFGNLQAAIKDIQSKIPQDKLKGYVLDLRLNPGGLLDQAVSVSSAFLNKGEIVSTRGRKKSDVTRFDAKPGDIINEKPLIVLINGGSASASEIVAGALQDHRRATILGTQSFGKGSVQTIIPLGENGALRLTTALYYTPSGTSIQGTGITPDIIVEQPLPEKYKGYDVKIGESALKGHIKGKRENNKGSGSAAFVPQDPKDDVQLREAYKLLRGEMAHAAFPPDPNKDILK, encoded by the coding sequence ATGATTCGTAAAATTATTCTTTTGGTCGCTGGGGTATTGCTCGGCGCCAGTTCAATGATTATGGTGCAGTCTGTTGCTGCCAATAATGAAGGTGATGCGTATAAAGAGCTGGCCATATTTGGCGATATCTTTGAACGCGTACGTATGCAATACGTGACGGTTCCAGATAATAAAAAGCTTATTGAAAATGCTATCAATGGGATGCTAACATCTCTTGATCCTCATTCATCTTATATGAACGCTGAAGAAGCCAAGGAGATGCGGGATTCTACAAAAGGAGAATTCGGAGGGCTCGGTATTGAAGTTACTATGGAGAAAGGCTTAATCAAAGTTGTGTCCCCAATGGATGATACACCTGCTTCAAAAGCAGGTATTTTGGCAGGGGATCTCATTTCAAAAATTGATGGTGTACAGACCAATGGTCAAACATTGAATGAAGCTGTTAATAAAATGCGGGGTGCTCCTGGAACACCAATTACGTTGACAATTATTCGTTCTGGTGTTGATAAGCCGCTGGAAATTAAGGTTGTTCGTGATATCATCAAAGTGAAGGCAGTGAAATATCGCGTTGAGGGTGATATTGGATATTTAAGACTCATTCAGTTTTCTGAGCAGACTTTTGGCAATCTTCAGGCTGCAATTAAAGATATTCAGTCTAAAATTCCTCAAGATAAGTTGAAGGGGTATGTTCTTGATTTGCGACTTAATCCTGGTGGTCTTTTAGATCAAGCCGTTAGTGTTTCGAGCGCCTTTCTCAATAAAGGTGAGATTGTATCGACTCGCGGGCGTAAAAAGAGTGATGTGACAAGATTTGATGCTAAGCCAGGGGATATCATCAATGAAAAACCTCTTATTGTACTCATTAATGGCGGTTCGGCAAGTGCTTCTGAAATTGTTGCAGGTGCATTACAAGATCATCGTCGTGCTACAATTTTAGGTACGCAATCTTTTGGTAAGGGATCTGTTCAAACGATCATTCCTTTGGGTGAAAATGGTGCTTTACGCTTAACGACAGCACTTTATTACACGCCGTCAGGTACTTCAATTCAAGGAACTGGGATTACACCTGATATTATTGTAGAGCAACCACTACCTGAAAAATATAAAGGCTATGATGTAAAAATTGGTGAATCTGCATTGAAAGGGCATATAAAAGGGAAGCGAGAAAATAATAAGGGGTCTGGCTCGGCTGCTTTTGTTCCGCAAGACCCTAAGGATGATGTTCAATTGCGTGAGGCTTATAAGCTGTTACGCGGTGAAATGGCACATGCAGCATTTCCACCAGATCCCAATAAGGATATTTTAAAGTGA
- a CDS encoding murein hydrolase activator EnvC family protein, whose amino-acid sequence MSIFFCFSVSHAEDTVSSVEAAHKALVEIRQNISLSRERVIFLTRQVERLKNDQRALSDALIKAAKAERAATNDIVEREEKLKKMIEKQAQIYQSLKNNRAEFAEVLALLERMGLNPPPALMVRTEDALASVRSSVLLGAIVSQMQKKIQVLTASLKELTNLRHSITTEYAALKTKMQNQVEQQKRLELLLDEKAKLQKKSEEELTEQQQKNIILAKKAQSLEELILELDRQSKLSSDVSVQVQKNLQLLEQANFESRKGSLLFPVAGKKIQHMNSSSQITRFGEMIETEAAAVVISPADALVAFAGPFRSYGQLIILNVGNGYHIVLIGMSRINVTQGQFVLAGEPLGTMGMQFIANSVALDIGKTTPMLYIEFRKQGKPVNPTPWWQTEK is encoded by the coding sequence TTGAGTATATTTTTTTGCTTTTCTGTATCCCATGCTGAAGATACAGTAAGCAGTGTAGAAGCAGCACATAAAGCGTTGGTAGAAATTCGCCAAAATATTTCACTCTCACGTGAGCGTGTTATTTTTCTTACGCGTCAAGTTGAGCGTTTAAAAAATGATCAACGTGCTTTGAGTGATGCACTTATAAAAGCTGCTAAAGCAGAACGCGCAGCAACAAATGATATTGTTGAAAGGGAGGAAAAGCTTAAAAAAATGATAGAGAAACAGGCACAAATTTATCAAAGTTTAAAAAATAATCGCGCTGAATTTGCAGAAGTCCTTGCACTCTTAGAACGTATGGGGTTAAATCCACCTCCTGCTCTTATGGTGCGGACTGAGGATGCATTAGCTTCTGTCCGGAGTTCTGTTTTATTAGGGGCTATTGTATCTCAAATGCAAAAAAAAATACAGGTTTTAACAGCAAGCCTCAAGGAGTTGACTAATTTGCGTCATTCAATTACCACAGAATATGCAGCACTAAAGACTAAAATGCAAAATCAAGTAGAGCAGCAAAAGCGTTTAGAGCTTTTATTAGATGAAAAAGCCAAATTACAAAAAAAGTCAGAAGAAGAACTTACAGAGCAGCAACAAAAAAACATTATTCTCGCTAAAAAAGCGCAGTCTTTGGAGGAATTGATTTTAGAGCTTGACCGTCAATCAAAACTTAGTTCTGATGTCTCAGTACAGGTACAGAAAAATTTACAATTGTTAGAGCAAGCCAATTTTGAAAGCCGAAAAGGCTCTTTACTTTTTCCTGTTGCGGGAAAAAAAATTCAACACATGAATAGTAGTTCGCAGATTACACGCTTTGGTGAAATGATTGAAACAGAAGCAGCAGCTGTTGTTATATCACCTGCTGATGCTCTTGTTGCTTTTGCTGGACCATTTCGTTCTTATGGACAATTGATCATTCTTAATGTTGGAAATGGTTATCATATCGTTCTTATTGGGATGTCGAGAATCAACGTCACTCAAGGACAGTTTGTTCTTGCAGGTGAACCTCTTGGAACGATGGGGATGCAATTTATTGCGAACAGTGTTGCATTGGATATAGGCAAAACGACTCCGATGCTTTACATTGAGTTTAGAAAGCAGGGGAAGCCTGTGAATCCAACTCCTTGGTGGCAGACTGAAAAATAA
- the rlmH gene encoding 23S rRNA (pseudouridine(1915)-N(3))-methyltransferase RlmH: protein MQISIFAVGRMKKGAEHKLVDHYLDRFSKSSGAVGFHFKKLQEISESRAQTACQRMEEEGRKLIEFLPEKCRLIVLDERGETISSSAFTEKLEFYRDEGIRDLIIALGGPDGHNEQIRNRADFLLSFGFMTWPHQIARILLTEQLYRAVTIASNHPYHRF, encoded by the coding sequence ATGCAAATTTCTATTTTTGCTGTTGGTCGCATGAAGAAAGGGGCAGAGCACAAATTGGTTGACCATTATTTGGATCGTTTTTCTAAAAGTTCTGGAGCTGTGGGATTTCATTTTAAAAAACTACAGGAAATATCAGAAAGCCGTGCACAAACAGCATGTCAGCGTATGGAAGAAGAAGGAAGAAAGCTTATCGAGTTTTTGCCTGAAAAGTGTCGATTAATTGTGTTGGATGAGCGCGGAGAGACGATTTCATCATCTGCTTTTACTGAAAAATTGGAGTTTTATCGTGATGAAGGTATTCGTGATCTCATAATTGCGTTGGGAGGACCTGATGGGCATAATGAACAGATAAGAAATCGTGCTGATTTTCTTTTGTCTTTTGGTTTTATGACATGGCCGCATCAAATTGCGCGTATACTTCTTACAGAACAGCTTTATCGTGCTGTAACAATTGCGAGCAATCATCCGTATCATCGTTTTTAA
- the rsfS gene encoding ribosome silencing factor: MIRKDIGLENILQKHSYSMTSSADKKIFSVSDGLKIILKSLEDTKAEDIVSIDIQGRSSLADYMVITSANSQRHVSAVADHLLCAWKDNGYGFANVEGLAGGDWVLIDTGDIIVHIFRPEIRLFYNLEKMWLVPELNNIKSVLFGDH, encoded by the coding sequence ATGATAAGAAAGGATATTGGTCTGGAAAACATTTTACAGAAACACTCTTACAGTATGACATCTTCGGCAGACAAAAAAATCTTTTCTGTCAGCGATGGTCTTAAAATTATTCTCAAAAGTTTAGAGGATACAAAGGCAGAAGACATCGTCTCCATTGATATTCAGGGTAGATCGTCCTTAGCTGATTACATGGTCATAACTTCAGCAAATTCACAACGTCATGTATCTGCTGTTGCTGACCATTTGTTATGTGCTTGGAAAGACAATGGGTACGGCTTTGCAAATGTAGAAGGGCTTGCTGGAGGTGATTGGGTATTGATTGATACAGGTGATATTATTGTTCATATTTTTCGTCCGGAAATTCGTCTCTTTTACAATTTAGAAAAAATGTGGCTTGTACCAGAGTTAAACAATATAAAATCGGTTCTTTTTGGAGATCATTAA
- a CDS encoding nicotinate-nucleotide adenylyltransferase, translating to MPHVERSNVVGLFGGSFNPPHAGHLLVAKIAIRRLRLDQLWWMVTPKNPLKDCTNLLSLEERMGLSVELIDHPKIRVTGFEQAIGSKVSVDTVSHILAHYRGVRFVWVIGADSFASIHHWYRWHDIISMLPIAIIDRPFMHTSALSSPMAHVYRSFRLDERESIRLPFMKPPAWTYLHGPLSFQSSTNLRLKENDFS from the coding sequence ATGCCGCATGTTGAAAGGTCCAATGTTGTGGGCCTTTTTGGTGGATCTTTTAATCCACCGCATGCTGGACATCTTCTTGTCGCAAAAATTGCAATTCGGCGTTTACGTCTTGACCAATTATGGTGGATGGTAACGCCAAAAAATCCCTTAAAAGATTGTACAAACTTATTATCTTTAGAGGAGAGAATGGGACTAAGTGTTGAACTCATTGATCATCCGAAGATCCGCGTAACAGGTTTTGAGCAGGCTATAGGTAGTAAAGTATCAGTAGATACGGTTTCTCATATTCTTGCGCATTACCGAGGGGTACGTTTTGTGTGGGTTATAGGCGCAGATAGTTTTGCATCGATTCACCATTGGTATCGATGGCATGATATCATATCTATGCTTCCTATCGCGATTATTGATCGTCCTTTTATGCATACGTCAGCACTCTCTTCACCTATGGCTCATGTTTACCGTTCTTTTCGTTTAGATGAGAGAGAAAGCATACGATTACCTTTTATGAAACCACCGGCTTGGACTTATTTACATGGACCTTTATCTTTTCAGTCTTCAACGAATCTTCGTTTAAAGGAGAATGATTTTTCTTGA